DNA from Aggregatimonas sangjinii:
CAAATGGGCGGCCGATCTTGGGTATAAGGGCATACAGATTCCGACTTGGGAACATTTCCTTATCGATTTGGACAAAGCGGCTGAAAGTCAAGACTACTGCGATGAGTTGAAAGGAAAGGTAAACTCCTACGGATTGGAAATTACGGAACTTTCTACCCATCTACAGGGTCAGCTGGTAGCCGTACACCCGGCCTATGACCTTATGTTCGATAATTTTGCTCCCGATGCCGTAAAGAACAATCCCAAGGCCCGTACCGAATGGGCGGTAGATGTGGTAAAGAAAGCGGCCACGGCCAGCCGTCGACTGGGGATTACCGCGCATGCTACCTTTTCGGGAGCGCTCCTCTGGCATACCTGGCACCCTTGGCCGCAAAGACCACCAGGACTGGTTGAAATGGGTTTCGAGGAACTTGCCAAAAGATGGATGCCGATATTGAACCATTTTGATAAAGAAGGTGTAGATGTTTGTTATGAAATCCATCCCGGGGAAGATCTTCACGATGGCGATACCTTTGAGCGCTTCTTAGAGGCTACAGGGAATCACAAACGAGTGAACATCCTTTACGACCCTAGCCATTTTGTGTTACAGCAACTGGATTACATCGAATATATAGACCACTACCATGAATTTATTAAGTCGTTTCATGTAAAGGATTCCGAATTCAACCCTACCGGAAAGAAAGGTGCTTTTGGCGGTTACAATGATTGGGGCGACCGAGCAGGCCGATACCGTTCGCTTGGTGATGGCCAAATAGATTTTAAGACTATTTTTTCCAAATTAACGCAATACGGTTGCGATGTTTGGGCCGTGATGGAATGGGAATGTTGCATTAAAAGTCCGGAACAAGGAGCACGCGAAGGGGCTATATTTATTCAAGACCATATTATCGAGGCGACCGAAAAGACCTTTGATGATTTTGCCGGTGGCGCTGCGGATACCGAGTTGCTAAAAAAAATATTGGGTACCTAAAAGTAATTCAGGAGGCCAGAACAACAGATTTGTTCTAGACTTCCTATTAACCCATAGGGCCGTCAGATTTGAATTGTTGTCGAATGATATACCCGAAGATGTCTTACGAAGAATGCTCTAACGACCTACCGATTTGATGCGATAACCGAAGAAACACTACCAATGAAAAATCTATTTACATTATTCTTAATCCTATTGGTTTTCGGATGCAAAGAAAAACCCACCGAAACCTCCGAAGAAAAGGATGCTGAAATGATTGCAAAAACCGAATTGGCAACCCAAGAAAACGAATGGACCGTTCTTTTTGATGGCACTTCCTTTGACGGGTGGCATGAATATCTAAAAGCGGAAGTCTCCGAAAATTGGAAGATTGAAGACGGGGCAATGGTATTCCATCCGCCTGAGAACAGAGAAGACAAGGAAAGTTTCAATTTGGTATCGGACAAGACATACACCGACTTTATTCTTTCATTGGAATGGCGTATTTCCGAAGGCGGCAATAGCGGAGTCTTTTGGGGAATCAAGGAAATAGAAAGTCTTAAAAAACCCTATGAGACCGGGCCGGAGATTCAAGTGTTGGACAACGACCGACATCCCGATGGAAAAAATGGCAAAAGCCATCAAGCGGGCGCGCTATACGACATGGTTTCCCCGACGGAAGATGTAACCAAGCCGGTCGGCGAATGGAATTTGTTCGAGATTACCATAAACCATCAAACGAACTCTGGTGGCGTTGTGCTTAATGGAACGGAAAT
Protein-coding regions in this window:
- a CDS encoding sugar phosphate isomerase/epimerase family protein, translated to MKTIKGPAVFLAQFVDSEAPFNSLDGMCKWAADLGYKGIQIPTWEHFLIDLDKAAESQDYCDELKGKVNSYGLEITELSTHLQGQLVAVHPAYDLMFDNFAPDAVKNNPKARTEWAVDVVKKAATASRRLGITAHATFSGALLWHTWHPWPQRPPGLVEMGFEELAKRWMPILNHFDKEGVDVCYEIHPGEDLHDGDTFERFLEATGNHKRVNILYDPSHFVLQQLDYIEYIDHYHEFIKSFHVKDSEFNPTGKKGAFGGYNDWGDRAGRYRSLGDGQIDFKTIFSKLTQYGCDVWAVMEWECCIKSPEQGAREGAIFIQDHIIEATEKTFDDFAGGAADTELLKKILGT
- a CDS encoding DUF1080 domain-containing protein, with translation MKNLFTLFLILLVFGCKEKPTETSEEKDAEMIAKTELATQENEWTVLFDGTSFDGWHEYLKAEVSENWKIEDGAMVFHPPENREDKESFNLVSDKTYTDFILSLEWRISEGGNSGVFWGIKEIESLKKPYETGPEIQVLDNDRHPDGKNGKSHQAGALYDMVSPTEDVTKPVGEWNLFEITINHQTNSGGVVLNGTEIVKFPLNDPEWKEMVSKSKFADWEHFGKYTTGKIGLQDHGDRVAFRNIKIKEL